From a region of the Solanum stenotomum isolate F172 chromosome 2, ASM1918654v1, whole genome shotgun sequence genome:
- the LOC125854532 gene encoding uncharacterized protein LOC125854532 isoform X1 yields MGSEGDCKTNQRKPRFLCLHGFRTSGAILKKQIFDKWPTQVVDKLDLVFVDAPFPSQGKSEVEGIFDPPYYEWFQFNKEFTEYENFDKCLEYIEECMIKHGPFDGLLGFSQGAILSGGLSGLQAKEVGLTKVPKIKNLIIIGGAKFQNVSVAEKAYSSAITCPSLHFLGEKDYLKKYGIELLESCVDPVVIHHPRGHTIPRFDEKGLESMLSFIEKCKQRLVQV; encoded by the exons ATGGGAAGTGAAGGTGATTGCAAAACTAATCAAAGGAAACCCAGATTTCTTTGCCTTCATGGATTTCGAACGAGTGGAGCAATTTTGAAGAAGCaaatatttgataaatggcCAACTCAAGTGGTGGATAAATTGGATCTAGTTTTTGTTGATGCGCCATTTCCATCTCAAGGCAAATCTGAAGTTGAAGGCATCTTTGACCCTCCCTATTACGAGTGGTTCCAATTCAATAAG GAATTTACAGAGTATGAGAATTTTGATAAATGTCTTGAATACATTGAAGAATGTATGATTAAGCATGGGCCTTTCGATGGTCTTCTTGGTTTCTCTCAG GGGGCAATTCTTTCTGGAGGATTGTCCGGGTTGCAGGCTAAG GAAGTGGGACTTACAAAggttccaaaaataaaaaatctgataATAATTGGAGGTGCTAAATTTCAGAATGTATCTGTGGCCGAAAAGGCTTATTCATCAGCAATTACATGCCCTTCCCTTCATTTTTTAG GTGAGAAAGATTACCTAAAGAAGTATGGGATAGAACTGTTGGAATCATGTGTTGATCCAGTGGTGATTCATCATCCTAGGGGCCACACTATACCAAGATTTG aTGAGAAAGGATTAGAGAGCATGCTTAGTTTCATTGAGAAGTGCAAGCAGAGATTAGTACAAGTTtga
- the LOC125854532 gene encoding uncharacterized protein LOC125854532 isoform X3, whose amino-acid sequence MGSEGDCKTNQRKPRFLCLHGFRTSGAILKKQIFDKWPTQVVDKLDLVFVDAPFPSQGKSEVEGIFDPPYYEWFQFNKEFTEYENFDKCLEYIEECMIKHGPFDGLLGFSQGAILSGGLSGLQAKEVGLTKVPKIKNLIIIGGAKFQNVSVAEKAYSSAITCPSLHFLGEKDYLKKYGIELLESCVDPVVIHHPRGHTIPRFDEKGLESMLSFIEKVQAEIS is encoded by the exons ATGGGAAGTGAAGGTGATTGCAAAACTAATCAAAGGAAACCCAGATTTCTTTGCCTTCATGGATTTCGAACGAGTGGAGCAATTTTGAAGAAGCaaatatttgataaatggcCAACTCAAGTGGTGGATAAATTGGATCTAGTTTTTGTTGATGCGCCATTTCCATCTCAAGGCAAATCTGAAGTTGAAGGCATCTTTGACCCTCCCTATTACGAGTGGTTCCAATTCAATAAG GAATTTACAGAGTATGAGAATTTTGATAAATGTCTTGAATACATTGAAGAATGTATGATTAAGCATGGGCCTTTCGATGGTCTTCTTGGTTTCTCTCAG GGGGCAATTCTTTCTGGAGGATTGTCCGGGTTGCAGGCTAAG GAAGTGGGACTTACAAAggttccaaaaataaaaaatctgataATAATTGGAGGTGCTAAATTTCAGAATGTATCTGTGGCCGAAAAGGCTTATTCATCAGCAATTACATGCCCTTCCCTTCATTTTTTAG GTGAGAAAGATTACCTAAAGAAGTATGGGATAGAACTGTTGGAATCATGTGTTGATCCAGTGGTGATTCATCATCCTAGGGGCCACACTATACCAAGATTTG aTGAGAAAGGATTAGAGAGTATGCTTAGTTTCATTGAGAAG
- the LOC125854532 gene encoding uncharacterized protein LOC125854532 isoform X2 — protein sequence MGSEGDCKTNQRKPRFLCLHGFRTSGAILKKQIFDKWPTQVVDKLDLVFVDAPFPSQGKSEVEGIFDPPYYEWFQFNKEFTEYENFDKCLEYIEECMIKHGPFDGLLGFSQGAILSGGLSGLQAKEVGLTKVPKIKNLIIIGGAKFQNVSVAEKAYSSAITCPSLHFLGEKDYLKKYGIELLESCVDPVVIHHPRGHTIPRFDEKGLESMLSFIEKVQSEINK from the exons ATGGGAAGTGAAGGTGATTGCAAAACTAATCAAAGGAAACCCAGATTTCTTTGCCTTCATGGATTTCGAACGAGTGGAGCAATTTTGAAGAAGCaaatatttgataaatggcCAACTCAAGTGGTGGATAAATTGGATCTAGTTTTTGTTGATGCGCCATTTCCATCTCAAGGCAAATCTGAAGTTGAAGGCATCTTTGACCCTCCCTATTACGAGTGGTTCCAATTCAATAAG GAATTTACAGAGTATGAGAATTTTGATAAATGTCTTGAATACATTGAAGAATGTATGATTAAGCATGGGCCTTTCGATGGTCTTCTTGGTTTCTCTCAG GGGGCAATTCTTTCTGGAGGATTGTCCGGGTTGCAGGCTAAG GAAGTGGGACTTACAAAggttccaaaaataaaaaatctgataATAATTGGAGGTGCTAAATTTCAGAATGTATCTGTGGCCGAAAAGGCTTATTCATCAGCAATTACATGCCCTTCCCTTCATTTTTTAG GTGAGAAAGATTACCTAAAGAAGTATGGGATAGAACTGTTGGAATCATGTGTTGATCCAGTGGTGATTCATCATCCTAGGGGCCACACTATACCAAGATTTG aTGAGAAAGGATTAGAGAGTATGCTTAGTTTCATTGAGAAGGTGCAATCAGAGATTAACAAGTGA